One genomic region from Drosophila busckii strain San Diego stock center, stock number 13000-0081.31 chromosome 3R, ASM1175060v1, whole genome shotgun sequence encodes:
- the LOC108604566 gene encoding uncharacterized protein LOC108604566 isoform X1, whose product MDYLQLSFLMLCLLHMAKAEGELIFRIDPLALLSATLRTYQKAACDTDQVIIACPRGTSISIEFAQYNKFIAKDGYSIEDLCPASGVLRSDIRGKAKHLLRGSIFGSSTQQVPANRYVNGGYALPPPPQVEPTSNSSSAATGTEQAADGDNSPENCMWPNALQYTLLQTVVEACQKKKHCKFHGSPQFHGLGASGVGDASGTSSYHSSTASSTAISSDPCPKRRKIVEVAYKCRPYEFRSKVACHNDVAQLECNPYSRIAVYSASFGRTEYESIQCPQPQGVREETCLASFATETVMQICHGRRRCNLAADANTFGTPCQPNSRMYLKVVYTCVPKQVLKEGNDLELEADETEDFESDINDLDVDELIYKESEAIPKLYSNLTKTHGNATKNAGAATGARGGGAAANSSPAGMQSVTNNSLDNESDGSGVNPVMTHSADLSLEVDQERLYWYLLIIGMVGVLISIVIVATRLVLQRQRLASDTHSNSSTKGGAGGSAGMADETTIPSGFNDTISEIDADIDLTTAIPLPSVSKNEVGIAAPLLPLDVANYSMPLQNYITYAPAGSLYASLAPSQLGSVGGAGATAGLIPNPLLVNARQSPDLIGISNNTYIATSGSSGSAVSTASMTGILAPAIVIGANGSGGALPSGSSGINTMVPISSLTQYTTAPTIRGGYIISPESISVLQRPTNTPTPPASVASGSPAHPPSATSPLAMAPLSHLGTPGTSSTLRRSKPNPAAMLHQQLSYDGTAPRTLSTGLSVGSQFYYG is encoded by the exons atggattatttgcagctttcaTTTTTGATGCTTTGCCTGCTGCACATGGCCAAAGCCGAAGGCGAACTTATCTTTCGCATAGATCCTTTGG CACTTTTATCGGCCACACTGCGCACATATCAAAAGGCAGCCTGCGATACGGACCAGGTGATAATCGCTTGCCCCCGCGGCAcaagcatttcaattgaattcgcGCAGTACAACAAATTCATAGCAAAAG ACGGGTATAGCATTGAGGACTTGTGTCCTGCATCGGGCGTGCTGCGCTCGGATATTCGCGGCAAGGCAAAGCATTTGCTGCGTGGCTCCATCTTTGGCTCCAGCACACAGCAAGTGCCCGCCAATCGCTATGTAAACGGTGGCTACGCGCTGCCTCCTCCGCCACAAGTAGAACCGACTAGCAATAGCTCCAGCGCTGCAACAGGCACTGAGCAAGCAGCTGATGGCGATAATTCACCCGAAAATTGCATGTGGCCTAATGCGCTGCAG TACACCTTGCTGCAGACTGTGGTGGAGGCCTgccagaagaagaagcacTGCAAGTTCCATGGCTCTCCGCAGTTCCATGGCCTGGGCGCGAGCGGTGTGGGCGACGCATCCGGCACCAGCAGCTATCACAGCAGCACCGCCAGCTCCACAGCAATCAGCAGCGATCCCTGCCCCAAGCGTCGCAAAATCGTCGAGGTTGCCTACAAATGTCGTCCAT ATGAGTTCCGCAGCAAGGTTGCCTGCCATAATGATGTAGCGCAGCTGGAGTGTAATCCATATTCGCGCATCGCCGTTTACAGCGCCAGCTTTGGACGCACCGAGTACGAGAGCATTCAATGTCCCCAGCCGCAGGGTGTGCGCGAGGAGA CTTGCCTAGCCTCGTTTGCCACGGAGACTGTCATGCAAATTTGCCATGGACGAAGGCGTTGCAACCTGGCTGCCGATGCGAATACCTTTGGCACGCCGTGTCAGCCAAACTCGCGAATGTATTTGAAGGTTGTTTACACTTGCG TGCCCAAGCAGGTGCTAAAGGAGGGCAACGATTTGGAGTTGGAGGCGGACGAAACGGAGGACTTTGAGAGCGACATCAATGACCTGGACGTTGACGAGCTAATCTACAAAGAGTCTGAGGCGATACCAAAGCTCTATAGCAATCTAACTAAAACGCACGGCAACGCAACCAAAAATGCTGGAGCTGCCACAGGCGCCAgaggtggtggtgctgctgctaattcCTCGCCAGCGGGCATGCAGAGTGTGACAAACAACTCGCTGGACAACGAGTCCGATGGCAGCGGTGTCAATCCCGTGATGACGCACAGCGCCGACTTAAGCCTCGAAG TGGACCAGGAGCGACTCTACTGGTATCTCTTAATCATCGGCATGGTGGGTGTGCTAATCTCCATTGTGATTGTGGCCACGCGGCTGGTGCTGCAGCGACAGCGCTTGGCCAGCGATACGCACTCGAATTCCTCGACCAAGGGCGGCGCTGGCGGTTCGGCGGGCATGGCCGATGAGACGACCATACCCAGCGGCTTCAACGACACCATTTCGGAAATAGACGCTGACATTGATCTAACCACGGCCATACCACTGCCCAGCGTGTCCAAGAATGAGGTGGGTATAGCTGCGCCACTCTTGCCACTAGACGTTGCCAACTATTCCATGCCACTGCAGAATTATATAACCTATGCACCGGCGGGCAGCTTGTACGCCAGCCTAGCGCCCAGTCAGCTGGGCAGTGTGGGTGGCGCGGGTGCAACGGCGGGCTTAATTCCAAATCCTTTGCTGGTTAATGCTCGTCAGTCGCCTGACCTAATAGGCATCTCCAACAATACGTATATTGccacaagcggcagcagcggcagcgccgtTTCAACTGCATCCATGACTGGCATACTGGCACCAGCTATTGTCATCGGCGCTAATGGATCGGGTGGAGCTTTgcccagcggcagcagtggcATTA ACACCATGGTGCCCATAAGCTCGCTCACCCAGTACACCACAGCGCCCACAATTCGGGGTGGTTATATCATAAGTCCCGAGAGCATAAGCGTACTGCAGCGACCCACAAATACGCCCACGCCGCCTGCCTCTGTGGCGAGCGGCTCACCTGCACACCCACCAAGCGCCACCTCACCGCTGGCCATGGCCCCATTGAGTCATCTGGGCACGCCCGGCACATCATCCACTTTGCGCCGCAGCAAGCCCAATCCGGCGGCTATGCTGCATCAGCAGCTATCCTATGATGGCACCGCACCGCGCACACTCTCCACCGGCTTATCCGTGGGCTCGCAGTTCTACTATGGATGA
- the LOC108604566 gene encoding uncharacterized protein LOC108604566 isoform X2 — translation MERRGLVGLAILSLIIAQCFDCVLCGEKLALLSATLRTYQKAACDTDQVIIACPRGTSISIEFAQYNKFIAKDGYSIEDLCPASGVLRSDIRGKAKHLLRGSIFGSSTQQVPANRYVNGGYALPPPPQVEPTSNSSSAATGTEQAADGDNSPENCMWPNALQYTLLQTVVEACQKKKHCKFHGSPQFHGLGASGVGDASGTSSYHSSTASSTAISSDPCPKRRKIVEVAYKCRPYEFRSKVACHNDVAQLECNPYSRIAVYSASFGRTEYESIQCPQPQGVREETCLASFATETVMQICHGRRRCNLAADANTFGTPCQPNSRMYLKVVYTCVPKQVLKEGNDLELEADETEDFESDINDLDVDELIYKESEAIPKLYSNLTKTHGNATKNAGAATGARGGGAAANSSPAGMQSVTNNSLDNESDGSGVNPVMTHSADLSLEVDQERLYWYLLIIGMVGVLISIVIVATRLVLQRQRLASDTHSNSSTKGGAGGSAGMADETTIPSGFNDTISEIDADIDLTTAIPLPSVSKNEVGIAAPLLPLDVANYSMPLQNYITYAPAGSLYASLAPSQLGSVGGAGATAGLIPNPLLVNARQSPDLIGISNNTYIATSGSSGSAVSTASMTGILAPAIVIGANGSGGALPSGSSGINTMVPISSLTQYTTAPTIRGGYIISPESISVLQRPTNTPTPPASVASGSPAHPPSATSPLAMAPLSHLGTPGTSSTLRRSKPNPAAMLHQQLSYDGTAPRTLSTGLSVGSQFYYG, via the exons CACTTTTATCGGCCACACTGCGCACATATCAAAAGGCAGCCTGCGATACGGACCAGGTGATAATCGCTTGCCCCCGCGGCAcaagcatttcaattgaattcgcGCAGTACAACAAATTCATAGCAAAAG ACGGGTATAGCATTGAGGACTTGTGTCCTGCATCGGGCGTGCTGCGCTCGGATATTCGCGGCAAGGCAAAGCATTTGCTGCGTGGCTCCATCTTTGGCTCCAGCACACAGCAAGTGCCCGCCAATCGCTATGTAAACGGTGGCTACGCGCTGCCTCCTCCGCCACAAGTAGAACCGACTAGCAATAGCTCCAGCGCTGCAACAGGCACTGAGCAAGCAGCTGATGGCGATAATTCACCCGAAAATTGCATGTGGCCTAATGCGCTGCAG TACACCTTGCTGCAGACTGTGGTGGAGGCCTgccagaagaagaagcacTGCAAGTTCCATGGCTCTCCGCAGTTCCATGGCCTGGGCGCGAGCGGTGTGGGCGACGCATCCGGCACCAGCAGCTATCACAGCAGCACCGCCAGCTCCACAGCAATCAGCAGCGATCCCTGCCCCAAGCGTCGCAAAATCGTCGAGGTTGCCTACAAATGTCGTCCAT ATGAGTTCCGCAGCAAGGTTGCCTGCCATAATGATGTAGCGCAGCTGGAGTGTAATCCATATTCGCGCATCGCCGTTTACAGCGCCAGCTTTGGACGCACCGAGTACGAGAGCATTCAATGTCCCCAGCCGCAGGGTGTGCGCGAGGAGA CTTGCCTAGCCTCGTTTGCCACGGAGACTGTCATGCAAATTTGCCATGGACGAAGGCGTTGCAACCTGGCTGCCGATGCGAATACCTTTGGCACGCCGTGTCAGCCAAACTCGCGAATGTATTTGAAGGTTGTTTACACTTGCG TGCCCAAGCAGGTGCTAAAGGAGGGCAACGATTTGGAGTTGGAGGCGGACGAAACGGAGGACTTTGAGAGCGACATCAATGACCTGGACGTTGACGAGCTAATCTACAAAGAGTCTGAGGCGATACCAAAGCTCTATAGCAATCTAACTAAAACGCACGGCAACGCAACCAAAAATGCTGGAGCTGCCACAGGCGCCAgaggtggtggtgctgctgctaattcCTCGCCAGCGGGCATGCAGAGTGTGACAAACAACTCGCTGGACAACGAGTCCGATGGCAGCGGTGTCAATCCCGTGATGACGCACAGCGCCGACTTAAGCCTCGAAG TGGACCAGGAGCGACTCTACTGGTATCTCTTAATCATCGGCATGGTGGGTGTGCTAATCTCCATTGTGATTGTGGCCACGCGGCTGGTGCTGCAGCGACAGCGCTTGGCCAGCGATACGCACTCGAATTCCTCGACCAAGGGCGGCGCTGGCGGTTCGGCGGGCATGGCCGATGAGACGACCATACCCAGCGGCTTCAACGACACCATTTCGGAAATAGACGCTGACATTGATCTAACCACGGCCATACCACTGCCCAGCGTGTCCAAGAATGAGGTGGGTATAGCTGCGCCACTCTTGCCACTAGACGTTGCCAACTATTCCATGCCACTGCAGAATTATATAACCTATGCACCGGCGGGCAGCTTGTACGCCAGCCTAGCGCCCAGTCAGCTGGGCAGTGTGGGTGGCGCGGGTGCAACGGCGGGCTTAATTCCAAATCCTTTGCTGGTTAATGCTCGTCAGTCGCCTGACCTAATAGGCATCTCCAACAATACGTATATTGccacaagcggcagcagcggcagcgccgtTTCAACTGCATCCATGACTGGCATACTGGCACCAGCTATTGTCATCGGCGCTAATGGATCGGGTGGAGCTTTgcccagcggcagcagtggcATTA ACACCATGGTGCCCATAAGCTCGCTCACCCAGTACACCACAGCGCCCACAATTCGGGGTGGTTATATCATAAGTCCCGAGAGCATAAGCGTACTGCAGCGACCCACAAATACGCCCACGCCGCCTGCCTCTGTGGCGAGCGGCTCACCTGCACACCCACCAAGCGCCACCTCACCGCTGGCCATGGCCCCATTGAGTCATCTGGGCACGCCCGGCACATCATCCACTTTGCGCCGCAGCAAGCCCAATCCGGCGGCTATGCTGCATCAGCAGCTATCCTATGATGGCACCGCACCGCGCACACTCTCCACCGGCTTATCCGTGGGCTCGCAGTTCTACTATGGATGA
- the LOC108604566 gene encoding uncharacterized protein LOC108604566 isoform X3, whose translation MDYLQLSFLMLCLLHMAKAEGELIFRIDPLALLSATLRTYQKAACDTDQVIIACPRGTSISIEFAQYNKFIAKDGYSIEDLCPASGVLRSDIRGKAKHLLRGSIFGSSTQQVPANRYVNGGYALPPPPQVEPTSNSSSAATGTEQAADGDNSPENCMWPNALQYTLLQTVVEACQKKKHCKFHGSPQFHGLGASGVGDASGTSSYHSSTASSTAISSDPCPKRRKIVEVAYKCRPYEFRSKVACHNDVAQLECNPYSRIAVYSASFGRTEYESIQCPQPQGVREETCLASFATETVMQICHGRRRCNLAADANTFGTPCQPNSRMYLKVVYTCVPKQVLKEGNDLELEADETEDFESDINDLDVDELIYKESEAIPKLYSNLTKTHGNATKNAGAATGARGGGAAANSSPAGMQSVTNNSLDNESDGSGVNPVMTHSADLSLEVDQERLYWYLLIIGMVGVLISIVIVATRLVLQRQRLASDTHSNSSTKGGAGGSAGMADETTIPSGFNDTISEIDADIDLTTAIPLPSVSKNENYITYAPAGSLYASLAPSQLGSVGGAGATAGLIPNPLLVNARQSPDLIGISNNTYIATSGSSGSAVSTASMTGILAPAIVIGANGSGGALPSGSSGINTMVPISSLTQYTTAPTIRGGYIISPESISVLQRPTNTPTPPASVASGSPAHPPSATSPLAMAPLSHLGTPGTSSTLRRSKPNPAAMLHQQLSYDGTAPRTLSTGLSVGSQFYYG comes from the exons atggattatttgcagctttcaTTTTTGATGCTTTGCCTGCTGCACATGGCCAAAGCCGAAGGCGAACTTATCTTTCGCATAGATCCTTTGG CACTTTTATCGGCCACACTGCGCACATATCAAAAGGCAGCCTGCGATACGGACCAGGTGATAATCGCTTGCCCCCGCGGCAcaagcatttcaattgaattcgcGCAGTACAACAAATTCATAGCAAAAG ACGGGTATAGCATTGAGGACTTGTGTCCTGCATCGGGCGTGCTGCGCTCGGATATTCGCGGCAAGGCAAAGCATTTGCTGCGTGGCTCCATCTTTGGCTCCAGCACACAGCAAGTGCCCGCCAATCGCTATGTAAACGGTGGCTACGCGCTGCCTCCTCCGCCACAAGTAGAACCGACTAGCAATAGCTCCAGCGCTGCAACAGGCACTGAGCAAGCAGCTGATGGCGATAATTCACCCGAAAATTGCATGTGGCCTAATGCGCTGCAG TACACCTTGCTGCAGACTGTGGTGGAGGCCTgccagaagaagaagcacTGCAAGTTCCATGGCTCTCCGCAGTTCCATGGCCTGGGCGCGAGCGGTGTGGGCGACGCATCCGGCACCAGCAGCTATCACAGCAGCACCGCCAGCTCCACAGCAATCAGCAGCGATCCCTGCCCCAAGCGTCGCAAAATCGTCGAGGTTGCCTACAAATGTCGTCCAT ATGAGTTCCGCAGCAAGGTTGCCTGCCATAATGATGTAGCGCAGCTGGAGTGTAATCCATATTCGCGCATCGCCGTTTACAGCGCCAGCTTTGGACGCACCGAGTACGAGAGCATTCAATGTCCCCAGCCGCAGGGTGTGCGCGAGGAGA CTTGCCTAGCCTCGTTTGCCACGGAGACTGTCATGCAAATTTGCCATGGACGAAGGCGTTGCAACCTGGCTGCCGATGCGAATACCTTTGGCACGCCGTGTCAGCCAAACTCGCGAATGTATTTGAAGGTTGTTTACACTTGCG TGCCCAAGCAGGTGCTAAAGGAGGGCAACGATTTGGAGTTGGAGGCGGACGAAACGGAGGACTTTGAGAGCGACATCAATGACCTGGACGTTGACGAGCTAATCTACAAAGAGTCTGAGGCGATACCAAAGCTCTATAGCAATCTAACTAAAACGCACGGCAACGCAACCAAAAATGCTGGAGCTGCCACAGGCGCCAgaggtggtggtgctgctgctaattcCTCGCCAGCGGGCATGCAGAGTGTGACAAACAACTCGCTGGACAACGAGTCCGATGGCAGCGGTGTCAATCCCGTGATGACGCACAGCGCCGACTTAAGCCTCGAAG TGGACCAGGAGCGACTCTACTGGTATCTCTTAATCATCGGCATGGTGGGTGTGCTAATCTCCATTGTGATTGTGGCCACGCGGCTGGTGCTGCAGCGACAGCGCTTGGCCAGCGATACGCACTCGAATTCCTCGACCAAGGGCGGCGCTGGCGGTTCGGCGGGCATGGCCGATGAGACGACCATACCCAGCGGCTTCAACGACACCATTTCGGAAATAGACGCTGACATTGATCTAACCACGGCCATACCACTGCCCAGCGTGTCCAAGAATGAG AATTATATAACCTATGCACCGGCGGGCAGCTTGTACGCCAGCCTAGCGCCCAGTCAGCTGGGCAGTGTGGGTGGCGCGGGTGCAACGGCGGGCTTAATTCCAAATCCTTTGCTGGTTAATGCTCGTCAGTCGCCTGACCTAATAGGCATCTCCAACAATACGTATATTGccacaagcggcagcagcggcagcgccgtTTCAACTGCATCCATGACTGGCATACTGGCACCAGCTATTGTCATCGGCGCTAATGGATCGGGTGGAGCTTTgcccagcggcagcagtggcATTA ACACCATGGTGCCCATAAGCTCGCTCACCCAGTACACCACAGCGCCCACAATTCGGGGTGGTTATATCATAAGTCCCGAGAGCATAAGCGTACTGCAGCGACCCACAAATACGCCCACGCCGCCTGCCTCTGTGGCGAGCGGCTCACCTGCACACCCACCAAGCGCCACCTCACCGCTGGCCATGGCCCCATTGAGTCATCTGGGCACGCCCGGCACATCATCCACTTTGCGCCGCAGCAAGCCCAATCCGGCGGCTATGCTGCATCAGCAGCTATCCTATGATGGCACCGCACCGCGCACACTCTCCACCGGCTTATCCGTGGGCTCGCAGTTCTACTATGGATGA